From Leishmania donovani BPK282A1 complete genome, chromosome 34, the proteins below share one genomic window:
- a CDS encoding kinesin, putative — MGNDDKRGDSQSPPRRTRQVAWMPPDVSASPIHLSTPSAHRDPIASSGAFATEEAVKEGERCFGRIRVVVRCRPLQPDTEADHSSECVRIKGDEVIVCDKAMQKEGRCYRFDRVLPAEADQVTTFAEIAPLVEHVLDGFHATVFAYGQTGSGKTHTMDGLRYASNSQQRKAIVPDVDGTEVQQHGIMPRVIQLLFDRARERQCATVFESTEAQHDAETLDDGVEYTFRCSFYQIYNEKITDLLRGTGIPGDVGEATASSLSSSSALTKLKMGARSKRGVGDGDLRVRWHKGDVFKVENLFICTCDSPAEMREMLFSGIRQKVVSSHLLNHRSSRSHCVFTIYVESRARQKGELLNRSELSLVDLAGSEKIGLLSHNPSARLVKESIDINTSLLALGKVITALSSGPAPAAAELKRKNLGLAPRARGGAEQQAATRHIPYRDSKLTMLLKHALGGNSLTTMIACISPSDRYVDETTSTLLYAGRAKNIRNEPHVNEDATTVLIRQLREEIAQLKAELGYYREMAANSLVEREGRVNACECCCGAVYKDPPRSVDPSSLTARGTTEDIAMVQEVDQLADSLVAACGMLTNLMQVNAQLREFYDAVRDRQDAAERREAELNAENLALRERLAVLEDIVLQDEDLGEVKEDNMIGNGDASDADEKLNNSPPGARASKSDKKRGRSRALEETLAVAKESSAAPALGRLADDSACGGKMADSSAEGASSSHRLASSSTAVGQPATATKEDCESNSPVLAPPDNEAVASPVRKIAPGSSTTVKQLSIALRGVPNGSPPFEDATLKGPADRESSRKCAMDDEGRRRLHGHKKRTEKKRNGLANRLKEYEAQYRTPHTIETYADYYKQPARSQSLAAVVPGVPAIRASEAVAPHVTATLQDMKMTVSKLPKAVVREYVPASLLRPGLFGCLAFGGGDSEKALFEQNRSSREARLRALQQRQQELYRQVRLAVHGLRSEDPASGVSPPPSASATSSAASAPQRPNSTSNIPGTAGKREEMISSRSGFAHLSCEPALAYALQAVNRTATGPYHEPSMRQRPRAPSDSMKRLMRYMERDR; from the coding sequence ATGGGCAATGACGATAAAAGAGGCGACTCACAGTCTCCGCCGCGCAGGACGCGGCAAGTTGCGTGGATGCCGCCCGATGTGAGTGCATCGCCTATCCATCTTAGCACACCGAGTGCGCACAGGGATCCCATAGCCAGTAGCGGAGCCTTTGCCACGGAAGAAGCCGTGAAGGAAGGCGAGCGCTGCTTTGGTCGCATCCGCGTTGTCGTGCGTTGTCGTCCTTTGCAGCCAGACACGGAGGCCGACCACTCCAGCGAGTGTGTCCGTATCAAAGGTGACGAGGTGATCGTGTGTGACAAGGCGATGCAAAAAGAAGGTCGATGCTACCGTTTCGATCGGGTTCTGCCTGCGGAAGCGGACCAGGTGACGACCTTCGCCGAGATTGCCCCTCTCGTTGAGCACGTCCTCGATGGGTTTCATGCCACCGTATTCGCCTATGGACAAACAGGTAGTGGCAAGACCCACACCATGGATGGCTTGCGCTACGCGTCGaactcgcagcagcgcaaggcgATCGTACCGGATGTGGACGGGACAGAAGTCCAGCAACATGGCATCATGCCTCGCGTCATACAGCTGCTCTTCGACCGTGCACGAGAGCGGCAATGCGCGACCGTCTTCGAGAGCACTGAAGCGCAGCATGATGCAGAGACGCTGGACGACGGGGTGGAGTACACGTTCCGCTGCAGCTTCTACCAGATCTACAACGAGAAGATCACCGATCTACTTCGCGGCACCGGTATCCCGGGGGATGTCGGCGAGGCAACGGCGTCGTCTTTgtcctcgtcatcggcgCTGACGAAGCTTAAGATGGGTGCGCGCAGCAAAAGAGGCGTCGGCGATGGAgacctgcgtgtgcgttggcACAAGGGCGATGTCTTCAAGGTGGAAAACTTGTTTATCTGCACCTGCGACTCTCCAGCTGAGATGCGTGAGATGCTGTTTAGTGGCATTCGACAAAAAGTGGTGAGCAGCCACCTCCTGAATCACCGGTCTTCCCGCTCTCATTGTGTCTTTACCATCTACGTGGAAAGCCGCGCGCGCCAGAAAGGCGAGCTGCTTAACCGATCGGAGCTGTCACTTGTGGATCTGGCCGGTTCCGAAAAGATAGGTCTTCTCTCCCACAACCCAAGCGCCAGGCTTGTCAAGGAGTCAATCGACATCAACACATCGCTGCTGGCTCTAGGAAAGGTGATCACAGCGCTCAGTAGTGGTCCTGCCCCGGCAGCCGCGGAGCTTAAAAGGAAGAACCTCGGTCTGGCACCTCGCgctcgcggcggtgcagagcagcaggcggccaCCCGGCACATTCCCTATCGTGACAGCAAGCTGACGATGCTCCTCAAGCACGCTCTCGGTGGCAACTCCCTCACCACCATGATTGCCTGCATCAGTCCCTCAGACCGCTACGTGGACGAGACGACTTCCACGCTCCTCTACGCGGGTCGCGCGAAGAACATACGGAATGAGCCGCACGTAAACGAGGATgcgacgacggtgctgaTCCGGCAGCTCCGAGAGGAGATCGCTCAGCTTAAAGCAGAGCTCGGATATTACCGAGAGATGGCGGCGAACTCACTGgtagagcgagaggggcgcgTGAACGCGTgcgagtgctgctgcggcgctgtgTACAAGGATCCCCCACGCTCCGTCGACCCATCGAGCCTCACTGCCCGCGGCACGACGGAAGATATTGCCATGGTACAAGAGGTGGATCAACTCGCTGACTCGCTTGTGGCCGCGTGTGGGATGCTAACCAACTTGATGCAAGTGAAtgcacagctgcgcgagTTCTATGACGCCGTGCGAGACAGGCAGGATGCCGCGGAACGCCGCGAGGCAGAGCTGAACGCTGAAAACCTGGCGCTTCGTGAGCGTCTTGCCGTGTTGGAAGACATCGTGCTGCAAGACGAAGACCTGGGGGAGGTCAAGGAGGACAACATGATCGGCAACGGTGAtgccagcgacgccgacgagaaACTTAACAACAGCCCGCCAGGGGCACGAGCGAGCAAGTCAGACAAGAAAAGAGGACGCTCGCGTGCGCTAGAAGAGACACTtgcggtggcgaaggagtcctccgccgcaccggcacTCGGGCGGCTTGCAGATGACAgtgcgtgcggcggcaaGATGGCCGACAGTAGCGCTGAAggtgcctcctcttcccacaGGTTAGCTTCCTCATCGACAGCCGTTGGGCAACCTGCCACTGCGACGAAGGAGGATTGCGAATCCAACAGCCCCGTCTTGGCGCCACCTGAcaacgaggcggtggcgtcgccggtgcgcaAGATTGCGCCTGGCTCGTCCACCACGGTTAAGCAGCTCTCCatcgcgctgcgcggcgtgccAAATGGCAGTCCCCCATTCGAAGACGCCACGCTGAAGGGCCCAGCCGACCGTGAGTCCTCCAGGAAATGTGCAATGGATGATGAGGGCCGAAGACGACTTCATGGTCACAAAAAAAGGACAGAGAAGAAACGTAATGGGCTGGCAAACCGGCTCAAGGAGTACGAGGCGCAATACCGGACACCTCACACCATTGAAACGTACGCTGACTACTACAAGCAGCCGGCACGCAGCCAAAGTCTGGCGGCGGTTGTTCCTGGAGTTCCAGCGATCCGAGCCTCTGAGGCTGTTGCGCCGCACGTGACGGCCACACTGCAGGACATGAAGATGACAGTGTCAAAGCTGCCCAAGGCGGTTGTGCGAGAGTACGtgcctgcctctcttttGCGGCCGGGTCTGTTCGGGTGCTTGGCgttcggcggtggcgattCCGAGAAGGCATTATTTGAGCAAAACCGTAGCTCCCGCGAGGCACGTCTGCGTGCattgcagcagcgtcagcaggAGTTGTACCGACAGGTTCGCCTGGCGGTTCACGGACTTCGATCCGAGGATCCAGCCAGTGGCGTCTCTCCACCCCCGTCAGCGTCAGCCACCTCGTCAGCGGCCAGTGCACCGCAGCGACCAAACTCCACGAGCAATATCCCAGGTACTGCGGGCAAGCGAGAGGAGATgatcagcagcagaagcggcttCGCACATCTCTCTTGTGAGCCAGCCCTAGCCTACGCTCTGCAGGCTGTCAATCGCACGGCCACCGGCCCGTACCATGAGCCCAGTATGCGACAGCGGCCACGCGCGCCCTCCGACAGCATGAAACGGCTTATGAGGTACATGGAGCGCGACAGGTGA
- a CDS encoding ubiquitin-conjugating enzyme, putative has protein sequence MSVRTVRRANMDFARLKELANSGSPTISAVDMADENGATAHGDAFHWRIRVMPPAESVYHGTTYDILFTLSQEDYPFKPPAVRVLTRIFNPMVSEDGAVCEGLLHNDDWKPTTPVADVVGHVVKAIFLDYKTYAVLNETAAGVMVTATPEEFKKHVQRTRASDAST, from the coding sequence ATGTCGGTGCGCACTGTGCGGCGAGCGAACATGGACTTTGCCCGTCTTAAGGAGCTGGCTAACAGCGGTAGTCCCACGATCAGCGCTGTGGACATGGCGGATGAGAATGGCGCCACAGCCCATGGCGACGCTTTTCACTGGCGCATTCGCGTTATGCCACCCGCTGAGAGCGTCTATCATGGCACCACGTATGATATCTTGTTCACGCTCTCCCAGGAAGATTACCCGTTCAAGCcaccggcggtgcgcgtACTCACCCGCATTTTCAACCCCATGGTATCAGAAGACGGCGCCGTATGCGAGGGTCTTCTGCATAACGATGACTGGAAACCCACCACCCCCGTTGCAGATGTTGTAGGTCATGTTGTGAAGGCAATCTTCCTTGATTACAAGACCTACGCAGTCTTGAATGAGACGGCAGCTGGCGTAATGGTCACCGCAACTCCTGAAGAGTTCAAGAAACACGTGCAGCGTACGCGCGCCAGTGATGCAAGCACGTGA